The following are encoded in a window of Colletotrichum lupini chromosome 3, complete sequence genomic DNA:
- a CDS encoding telomerase reverse transcriptase: MATKRKSLALERPEDEQSEGKKSKLIQIKGQVRHTLLQQHYDVVQTLRGYLLSKLPGSSRLRRKKIAALGKDQARWARIQDHDIGPELSSLLDTTLVCTQHRPKAQADSRWAQWRSFSQKADDSVVSLSGGLAQATSSQSEIVDFVVWQIFNRHAAWPKHLLCDGFRRQAQNIANAKGHGRDSGIQGLIAVDPNHYVQALKEAPWPQVLMLLGKSGEQIMIDLLIDTAIFLPVRAGHGNMYQLSGIPMSETGIAAKQDSKKQTKGDATTPPPIPQERLPSEINLIRNRMFYARAALTAKGTVQYGLRHIQQATEEERSRTTQANERNTLKVMMYIFPRQFGLHNAFTSKVDHSKTSQKFADYTLREDEISSTFKGRDIKLPKRLRGDTKRLVQRLQLLHGRCAYAEILRHYCPSAVDFKSRNSVPKKPVKQSKTLDPAPVAGRDNHTAVTSGAPRNSTHSRPKLHQPAAPPLLPTFDAITDLATPAAHVSAFCQAVLAKIIPDEMWGTGEGGTYNKSQILRKVDHFVKLRRFEAISLCELADGLKITSMEWLAPPGLKGQKTSLTDMKKRHEIMNEFLYYIFDSLLIPLLRSNFYITESSSHRYRLFFFRHDVWRYVVEPAMGSLRKNMFEEIKLDQATAILDSRRLGFSRIRLLPKGKGMRPITNLRRRTEIRGRSSVLGPSINTVLGPVHSMLKLETQSNPSRLGSSMFSVGDLYHRLNAFNARFGDHRPVFYFAKVDVQSAFDTIPQEAVIRLMDSIPNEEQYIIKKHVEVKAGLLDSRHQKNAVSTVTRRWHSIAVTRNDTTDFSQLVEGRLGINRKNTVFVGNTMRKELETDALMALMASHIKQNLVKVGKKFYRQKKGIPQGSVLSSALCNYFYADLEAQHLSFLSEGEEQGEEGGECLLLRLIDDFLLITTDQAKARRFVRVMHGGLPEYGVAVSPNKTLVNFDMDFDDRGHIKDTVVSNALTVDYGNKPGQNFQRRVLNAFKIQSHLMFYDTKHNTLKTVMSNLHKAFAETAEKMWAYWRCLPTNKRPGDGLVVQTLAKVIDVAYGLLTSKSRREKYPEYDCAVEKTQVAWLALDAVRMILAKKQANFTTVLSWIDKETGLLDAKKTARARKERFKTELRQMILGEIMNDQGRFFLEKLAAASEYPDSLLCQDERRATLKARIEHYAERKHQVFDEAQEKRKDNPLIVVDFGTGKSRSPAAGGDFDVDEVANDKNGRDKADLHIIRNIDDLRNKLAWPDWKQGPWRSEYLEKDPPLRVILLERMWPTSLLLNLREDVLLEILTYHQIPAHFLTFVTSGGDSWSFASSMSFADADPARTPRWETHSAVVYVHFDIIEGTAVWLLASPRSYHPERGHGTQNLLWNALKHDTASDMNALQSLDVPERFRISVDSLLAAAEWSIGMFSHHVQDTEKRLHELTKPYVYPYDDDETVDDKASASIHAQDLRRMAFLMETRHGSVIKVENNLRVLRRLREFFVENVAGHLGPLRDSHANDIRTHIKGFAEKLTLVMAEIEDLLDRASALDKLARNREEYQMNTIAVLTADDSSAMKQLSFIALILLPVTVVSTVLSTDIVKFQDLSNENENATRGTSEGPIPIYSFSVAAFGTWAVASVLMTIATLVIVKPAGNRRRQGNGSVDYGTHEPPMEKTRRSRLITRLSHAWNIRDRFDSAVDSSSRNARPRPPSPATSALAISIHTAPTVVKMTSKSRGTPAVDMDAPVCAESSQTWPSMGYWLGDAWNTLWRSAKDKVNMTEMATTPLPQWDSRRDEGREDGQKSRGEGS; the protein is encoded by the exons ATGGCGACCAAGAGAAAGTCCCTGGCACTTGAGAGGCCAGAGGATGAGCAATCCGAGGGCAAAAAATCAAAGTTGATCCAGATAAAAGGCCAGGTCAGGCATACGCTTCTACAACAGCACTATGATGTCGTGCAGACACTTCGCGGGTACCTGCTTTCTAAACTGCCAGGGTCTTCGAGACTTCGCCGCAAGAAGATTGCAGCGTTGGGAAAAGACCAGGCACGGTGGGCACGCATTCAAGACCACGACATTGGACCAGAGCTTTCTTCGTTGTTAGACACAACCTTGGTCTGCACGCAACACCGCCCCAAGGCACAAGCTGACTCTCGGTGGGCGCAATGGCGGTCCTTCTCTCAGAAAGCCGACGACTCGGTTGTGTCTCTCTCGGGAGGTTTGGCCCAAGCTACTTCCTCGCAGTCAGAG ATCGTTGACTTTGTGGTGTGGCAAATATTCAACAGACACGCTGCTTGGCCGAAGCACCTCCTCTGCGATGGGTTCAGGAGGCAGGCTCAGAACATTGCCAACGCAAAAGGCCACGGTCGCGATAGCGGAATTCAGGGGCTGATCGCAGTTGACCCGAATCACTACGTGCAGGCTCTAAAAGAAGCCCCTTGGCCACAAGTACTTATGCTGCTCGGGAAATCAGGCGAGCAGATCATGATAGATCTCCTCATTGATACGGCGATATTTCTCCCAGTGAGAGCTGGTCACGGCAATATGTACCAGCTCAGTGGTATCCCCATGTCAGAGACGGGCATAGCCGCGAAGCAGGACAGCAAGAAGCAGACAAAAGGAGATGCCACAACGCCGCCACCCATACCTCAGGAGCGGCTCCCGTCTGAAATCAACCTTATCAGAAATCGCATGTTCTACGCTCGAGCTGCTCTCACCGCTAAGGGCACGGTTCAGTATGGACTGCGGCACATAC AACAGGCAACCGAAGAAGAGAGATCAAGAACCACACAGGCGAACGAGCGCAACACGCTGAAAGTCATGATGTATATCTTCCCTCGACAGTTCGGCCTACACAACGCCTTCACCTCCAAAGTTGACCACTCCAAGACGTCGCAAAAGTTTGCAGACTATACTCTCCGCGAAGACGAAATCTCGTCAACGTTCAAGGGACGGGATATCAAGCTTCCAAAGAGGCTGCGCGGAGACACAAAACGACTGGTGCAGAGGCTACAACTTCTCCACGGTCGGTGCGCTTACGCTGAGATACTGCGGCATTACTGTCCTTCTGCTGTTGACTTCAAATCCCGGAACTCTGTCCCAAAAAAGCCAGTGAAGCAGTCCAAGACACTTGATCCTGCACCGGTGGCGGGAAGAGACAACCATACAGCTGTTACATCTGGTGCCCCCAGAAATAGCACACATAGCCGCCCCAAGCTTCACCAACCCGCGGCGCCTCCGCTACTGCCCACGTTTGATGCGATCACTGACTTGGCAACTCCCGCAGCTCATGTTTCCGCATTCTGTCAGGCTGTACTGGCCAAGATCATACCAGATGAGATGTGGGGCACTGGTGAAGGCGGAACTTACAACAAGAGTCAAATACTGAGGAAAGTCGATCACTTTGTCAAACTGCGGAGGTTCGAGGCCATATCCCTCTGTGAGCTCGCAGACGGGCTCAAG ATTACCAGTATGGAGTGGCTGGCGCCTCCAGGTCTCAAAGGCCAGAAAACCAGCTTGACTGACATGAAGAAACGGCATGAGATTATGAACGAATTTTTGTACTACATTTTTGATTCGCTGTTGATACCCCTTTTGCGCAGCAACTTCTACATCACAGAGTCGAGCTCTCACCGCTACcgtctctttttcttccGGCATGACGTTTGGCGATACGTCGTAGAACCAGCAATGGGGAGTCTTCGAAAAAACATGTTTGAGGAGATCAAGCTTGACCAGGCTACCGCAATACTCGACTCCAGGCGGCTGGGCTTCAGTCGTATCAGGCTTCTGCCCAAAGGAAAGGGTATGCGGCCGATCACGAACCTGCGAAGGCGAACAGAGATCAGGGGCAGGAGCTCTGTTCTCGGCCCAAGTATAAACACTGTACTGGGCCCGGTACATTCCATGCTCAAGCTCGAAACG CAAAGCAATCCCTCCAGGCTCGGATCATCCATGTTTTCGGTGGGTGATCTCTACCATCGCCTAAATGCCTTCAATGCCAGATTTGGCGACCATCGGCCGGTATTCTATTTTGCCAAGGTAGATGTGCAGTCTGCCTTCGACACCATCCCTCAGGAGGCTGTGATCAGGCTGATGGACAGCATTCCGAATGAAGAACAATACATCATCAAGAAGCACGTCGAAGTAAAAGCCGGATTACTGGATTCTCGGCATCAGAAGAATGCTGTATCAACAGTCACGCGGCGGTGGCATTCCATCGCCGTCACCCGCAACGATACCACTGACTTTTCGCAGCTGGTGGAGGGGCGTCTCGGCATAAACCGCAAGAACACCGTATTCGTGGGAAACACCATGAGAAAGGAGCTAGAAACGGACGCGCTGATGGCTCTGATGGCATCGCATATCAAGCAGAACCTCGTCAAGGTGGGCAAGAAGTTCTACAGGCAGAAGAAGGGTATCCCCCAGGGCTCTGTATTGTCTTCCGCTCTGTGCAACTATTTCTACGCCGACCTCGAGGCGCAGCATCTGTCGTTCCTGTCTGAAGGGGAGGAGCAGGGAGAGGAGGGTGGAGAATGCCTGCTCTTGAGGCTGATTGACGACTTTCTTCTCATCACGACGGACCAGGCCAAGGCACGCAGGTTCGTCCGGGTCATGCATGGCGGACTACCCGAGTACGGCGTCGCTGTCAGCCCCAACAAGACCTTGGTCAACTTTGACATGGACTTTGACG ATCGAGGTCATATCAAAGATACAG TGGTTTCCAATGCGTTGACAGTGGACTACGGGAACAAGCCCGGTCAGAATTTCCAAAGAAGAGTCTTGA ACGCCTTCAAAATCCAGTCCCACCTTATGTTCTACGACACCAAGCACAACACCCTCAAAACCGTCATGTCCAACCTCCACAAGGCTTTTGCCGAGACGGCCGAGAAGATGTGGGCGTACTGGCGCTGTCTGCCAACCAATAAACGACCCGGTGACGGGCTCGTCGTGC AGACCTTGGCCAAAGTAATCGACGTCGCTTACGGACTGCTCACGAGCAAGTCTCGGAGGGAAAAGTATCCAGAGTATGATTGCGCCGTGGAGAAGACGCAGGTTGCGTG GCTCGCTCTCGATGCAGTGAGGATGATTCTCGCAAAGAAACAGGCAAACTTTACGACGGTATTGTCATGGATCGATAAGGAGACAGGGCTTCTTGACGCCAAGAAGACGGCCCGGGCGAGGAA ggagcgATTCAAAACAGAGCTACGACAAATGATCCTCGGAGAGATCATGAACGACCAAGGAAGATTCTTCCTGGAGAAACTCGCCGCAGCGTCCGAGTACCCAGATTCCCTCCTCTGCCAAGACGAACGACGGGCGACGCTAAAGGCACGCATCGAGCATTATGCCGAGAGGAAACATCAAGTATTTGACGAGGCCCAAGAGAAACGGAAGGATAATCCGTTGATCGTCGTTGACTTTGGCACGGGAAAGTCTCGATCTCCGGCGGCGGGGGGCGATTTCGATGTCGACGAGGTTGCCAACGATAAAAACGGTAGGGACAAGGCCGACTTACACATCATACGCAACATCGACGACTTACGAAACAAGCTGGCCTGGCCGGATTGGAAGCAAGGCCCGTGGAGATCTGAATACCTTGAAAAAGACCCTCCGTTGCGAGTGAT CCTGCTAGAGCGCATGTGGCCTACCTCGCTGCTACTGAACCTCAGAGAAGACGTGCTGTTGGAGATCCTAACCTACCACCAGATCCCGGCTCACTTCCTGACCTTCGTTACCAGCGGCGGTGACTCCTGGAGCTTCGCCAGTAGCATGAGCTTCGCG GACGCGGATCCCGCGAGAACACCGCGGTGGGAGACGCACTCCGCGGTCGTGTACGTCCATTTTGACATTATCGAGGGCACGGCGGTGTGGTTGCTCGCAAGCCCCCGATCGTATCATCCGGAAAGGGGTCACGGCACGCAGAACCTACTTTGGAACGCTTTGAAACACGACACGGCGAGTGACATGAATGCGCTTCAGTCGCTTGACGTCCCCGAGCGATTCCGTATCAGCGTTGACAGTCTCCTTGCGGCCGCCGAGTGGTCTATCGGGATGTTTTCGCATCACGTCCAGGACACAGAGAAGAGGCTCCATGAGTTG ACCAAGCCTTACGTCTATCCGTATGACGATGACGAGACGGTGGATGACAAGGCAAGCGCATCAATCCACGCCCAGGACCTTCGTAGAATGGCGTTCTTGATGGAAACTCGGCATGGCAGTGTCATCAAAGTTGAGAATAACCTTCGGGTTCTCCGCCGTCTCCGAGAGTTTTTCGTGGAAAATGTGGCCGGGCATCTCGGCCCTCTCAGAGATTCCCACGCCAATGACATCCGGACGCACATCAAAGGCTTTGCGGAGAAGTTGACATTGGTAATGGCAGAGATCGAGGACTTGTTGGACAGGGCATCAGCACTGGATAAACTTGCGAGGAACAGAGAAGAATAC CAAATGAATACAATCGCGGTGCTGACGGCGGATGACTCGTCCGCGATGAAGCAATTGTCTTTCATCGCCCTGATATTGTTACCAGTCACGGTCGTATCG ACGGTTCTCAGTACGGACATTGTCAAGTTTCAGGACCTTTCGAACGAAAACGAGAATGCCACCCGAGGCACGTCCGAAGGCCCCATTCCGATATACAGTTTTTCGGTGGCGGCCTTTGGCACATGGGCGGTCGCCAGCGTACTCATGACTATCGCGACTTTGGTCATTGTCAAGCCGGCAGGGAACCGTAGGAGGCAAGGCAACGGCAG